Part of the Pedobacter roseus genome is shown below.
GTACTTACTGTAACCCCTTTGCTGCGATAAAGTACGGTGTCCTTTCTTCCAGCTGAAACACTTTCCTTTCCACCTAAGCTCAGTACCGCTTTAGCAGAACCTGGAACAATCCCATTGCTGCTGTTTAAAAACCGTGTAAGCAATAAGGTACCCGAAACAATTACCAGTATCGCAGCAGCTATCCTCATAAAACGACCGGATTTCAGCACCTTTAAAATTGGCTTTTCCGGTTTTGCAAAAAGTTTATCCGATAAGCCTGCATGGATCTGGGCTAGTCTTTCATCTTCAGCAGCAACATTTAGTTCAGTTTCCTGTTCAAATCCTTTTTGGATCAGCTTTTCAAGTTCCTGTTGATCCGCTTCACCAAAGTAATTAAACAATTGCTCCAGTTCTTTAGCATTGCTCTGATCGGCAAGAAATCTTTCGAATAATTTTGGGCTTAAAGGTCTTTTCTCCATCGTTGTCAATATATAATATGCACGAGATGGACAAACACACTATCGCACTTAGATTTTTTTTAAAAATATTTTTATTTAACTTTCAAATAGGCTGCAATGCAGAAAACAATAAACTCCTGAGAATGAAAAAAGACGTAACGTTTAATGTATTTGGTAGCGCTAACCAATTGATTGCTCACGGTAGAGGGGCTTAATGATAAAATTTCGGCCGCTTCCTGGTAGCTTTTACCTTCGATACGGCAAAGTTTAAAAATTTCCTTCCGCTGTGCGGGAAGTTTTTCGATAGCTTGGTTAAGCAATTCGACCCTTTCTTTGTTGAAAATATAATCTTCCGTCTGGTCGTAAAATTCGGCAAAAGTCTCCAATAAATGTTTTTGCATTTTCACATCCTGCGCCAAACTACGGTAGTAACCATAAACAGTATTCTGAGCAATGGTGAAAATCCAGCCTTTAAATGATTGATCAAGATCGATTTTGGCCCTGTTGAGCCAAACTTTTAGAAAAACATCCTGCAAAAGCTCATCAACAACCTCATTCAATTTAACCATGCGCTGCATTTTTGGAAGCAGCATTTTACTGTACCTGACATAAATAAAATCAAAAGCATCACGATGGCCATCTTTCAGGTCTTCTAAATACTTTAATTCTTCTTTATCGTGCAGATTATCAGGGGACATTTCGTCAAATCTACAAATTAAGCAGAATTATTAATCAATCCGTACTCATTTTTAACATTATTAAGAGAAATTGTCTCATTAATTAGGTAGAAACGATAAAATTAAGCCTAAAGGATGTAATTGATCGTTATATAATTGCTTAAAAACGAATAATAGATTTTATCTAGTAGTTTGGAAAAACATTTAGAGCAGCTTTTTGCCAATGCAGGCCCGCCTCCGCTTCTGCAGATGAAAAATCAACATCTCGCTATCGTTGGATTTAGATAGCAGCCATTGTGCAACGATGCTCGGTAATAAACCCGATTGGAGTGAACATTCCGATCTTTCATCGGAATAAAACGAAAAGCGGGACTTAAAATGCGATGAAAAGTGGAACCCTACATTTCCAGAAACAGTTAATAATATTTTCTAAAACAAAAAGTCCCGAACTCGATAAATGAATTCGGAGCTTTTGTTCTAAAAAGACCTGGTAGGTTTATAAAACCTGCGAGGTCTAGTGTATCACTTTGTCACAATCTCCACTTTCCCACCATTCCTAAACAAATCATGAGAAATAAAATACCCCTGATTGATTTTTCCATCTACTTTAATCTCAGTAATGCCTCTGCCCTTGCCCGGTTTGCTGATAGTCAATAATTTACCCGTGCTGGTTTTCCATTTTACTTCATCAAAAAGCGGTGCGGTAACAATGTAATTTGGATCGGTTGCAGAAAACGGATACAATCCCAGCGAACTAAACACATACCAGGCCGACATTTCGCCCGCATCATCCATACCCGAAAGTGCCAAACCATCGCTACCTATTCCATAAAGTTCATTAAGGATTTTATCAATGATTTTTTGCGATTTCTCGGGTTTACCAATAAAAGTATAAGCAAAAGGCGCTTCGTGATCAGGCTGATTACCCTGACAGTACTGTCCGATCATGGTTTCTACATTACGGGCTATGTATTTCGGGTTCCAGGGTAAAGTAAATAACGAATCCAATTTCGATTCAAAACCATCTGCACCGCCGTATAA
Proteins encoded:
- a CDS encoding RNA polymerase sigma factor — its product is MSPDNLHDKEELKYLEDLKDGHRDAFDFIYVRYSKMLLPKMQRMVKLNEVVDELLQDVFLKVWLNRAKIDLDQSFKGWIFTIAQNTVYGYYRSLAQDVKMQKHLLETFAEFYDQTEDYIFNKERVELLNQAIEKLPAQRKEIFKLCRIEGKSYQEAAEILSLSPSTVSNQLVSATKYIKRYVFFHSQEFIVFCIAAYLKVK